Genomic DNA from Chanos chanos chromosome 6, fChaCha1.1, whole genome shotgun sequence:
TCAAGTACGCTGCCCTGGTCTGGTATGTCTCAGAACGACGGCTGTTTATCACACTCGcgcctgtgtacacacacacacacagacacacaaataaataaataaatctaagTTCTGAAATGCACCAAAGTCCATATTAACCACACACTTATTAGCAGTGATTAAAACAGAAGAGCGTCCGAACCTGCAGATTCCAGAGCGTAGTCTGCCATCCTGATCCCGTCGGCTCTGTGCAGACTCAGGGCTCTACGTACTATCTGCTCCATGTcctgaaacacatacaaacagttCAAGAGCTATTTAAAAAGATAACAATTCAAAACTACCCACACTCATTTTAAGACAAGATATTGCATTACAACCAAtggacactttaaaaaaaaaagggaaaaaaagtacagtcaaaccagtcactggaaaaacacacaaaaacattcacacacacatacacattacacagtGCTCTTGTGTGATATGGGCAAAATTGAACCACATTGACACAGACTGCAAAACAAATACTGAGAAgccatgaaaacagaaaaactgatTAAGTAGTtcaaaacatatacatataaaattcacacattttattttaatatgaatatgactgTAGTGTATAGCATATGGTAGAAGCCCAGTGCTCACCTGAATGGTGACAGCTCCTTCTCCTTCCTGTTGGagagtctctcccacacttcTCCACACATCTgtcttctgctcctctctgtcctgcctCAGGCGATCCAGTAGTCTCTTTTCCAGATCCTCCAGTTCCCTCTGGAGATCTGGCCGCTTCACCAAATTCAGGTGAGTGACAACTAATCTTGAAGACAGGAACTTCAACAGCCAACTAGGAAGCTCCAGCTTCAGTCTAGAGGTCATCTGTCCaaagatatgttttaaaaatggtCTGAATCCACCATAATGTCATTGTACTTGattataaaaagagaaaaatcattacagtaattgtgtgtgtgcgtgtgtgtgcatgtgtgcatatgtgtgaatgagtgagtcagtatgtatatgtgtgtgtgagtgtgtgtgtatacactacCTCAGCATGCTGCTTCTCCTGTGTGTCCATTCTCTGTTGAAGTAGGTCAGAAGTTGACTGGAGATGGGACACATGTTTGTTTAAACCAGTAATCTGACTGTGCAGTCCAGTCATCTCCTGTTCTCGCCGCCTGTGCACATCAGACTCCACACTTTAGGGAGAGAAACAGTCTCGTGAAGCCATAGAGATGCAACAACACTCCAAATggcatttttcttcatttgttcttctttttattaATCTGTTTGTTGGCATATTCcgtgaaattaaaataatatctCAGTATATGAGACAGAAGAGGTTGTAACCAATGGATAAGCTATTAATAATGACTCGTAATAAGTTGTAGCCAAACTGACACTTTTGATTTTTCTTAATCAGTGTCAGCCATAAAagtcaaaaaaagtaatttaactTTATGATCGGCACATacaatttcaaatattttgaagcatcaatataataaaaataatttattgagAAAAACATGGCGGGCACTGAGAACCAAGACACAAAAGGTAAGGGCTACTCACTTCTCTGCTCCCACCCTCAGATTCGCCATGTCTATTTTCAGcctctagagggagacaaagatagAAAAACATTACTGACCAAAACTCTGAACGTCTGATCTCTATGCAGTAACGAATCTGGCTGTTATTTCTGCATAATGTTCCATTACTGCgacagcagaaacagaaatatgattAAATGACATTATAAAAATTCCAAGTTGTTTAATAACATACAACAATCAGCATTAAACAACATGAGTCATATCTGAGTCACTGAAGGTACACTGAAAGATAAAGGCAAGataaacatttgtgtgtgtgtgtatgtgtgtgtgtgtgtgtgtgtgtgtgtgtgtgtgtatgagtgtgtgtctgtgtttgcgtgagtgtgtgtgtgtatttgtgtgtctgtatgcaatATGAAAGTGTTTATGTATGCAGGGCTGTAATGCTTCAATATTCAAACTTCACATTTCTTACCTCAGTCATaagcctctgtgtctctctgtcctgttttaaCAGTGTAATCTCcctctgagagaacacacacacacacacacacacacacatacacacacacacacaatattaagatgatgaaaaacagagacatttgaCTAATTAATTGATCTTTCCTGTCCTTCTGTATATTCATCAATTTCTCACCATTAATTTCTCCAAAtctttgtctctgctctcaGACCATTTGGCCTCATGTTTATGAAGGTCAGCATAGATCTGCTCCTTTATAGCCAACAAAGTAACATGAGATATCTGGTCCTGTtggatagaaaaagaaagaaagaaagaatcagaATATTAGAAGGATATTGAGCAGTGGTGTGTGGAAAGTGAAATGACAGGTGTGTTTCTCCAGTAACATGGACCCACATGTGAAGTGTGTTGAACGGGTCTGATGGAGGCCTCGGTCTGAGTAAGGCAAGAGTAAATGGAAGGACACCAGAGCCATACACCTGAGAACAGACATTACAGCTCctttactacacacacacacacacacattatactaCACTCATAACctacaaataaaacatgacaacctgtatcaaacaaaaatacagcataataaattcagtttgtgtgttcacatgaTCTAAATTGTGTTACTACTGGATCCACACTGACAGGAGGCTACTTTACATACACCAGGATCTGAACATCCAAAAATGCAGAAGTCATCTGTTCGCTCACAGATAATTTATACCGACTGACTGCATCAAAGCTCAccaaaaatgaagagagagatgaggaggaagaggagagtggCCTTCTTCGTGGCAGCGGTGcgtctgcacagagacacacaccggTTAATAACAGACAACACTGTGATATACACAGTTACAAATACACTGTGATCAGATCTCACAAGCAAAGCAACTGAAACACTTCCCCAGTGAGATAACCAGCACCTGCACTGACTTTATATATTCACTACAACAATATATACATACCACAGTATGCCACTCACCTCTACATGCtatataaaactacacacagatacagacaaagcAAAACCCAATTTACCGGCTCAGTAGAAATACATCCAGCAAAGACAATCCAGGGGTCAGGCTGTACCAAGCCGTGGTCAAGCAGAAGTACAGCATTGCCAGAAAATGTGCTGGTGAAgtcaaaaaataattaaatcaaCAGAAATGTAAGGTAAAATATGACCATGTACATAAGTAATGCTCATACACATGAAAGATAATGACCACTATAATCTTCACCTATTTACTTCTTTAACAAGTTCTTTACGCTTTAATACaaacatttttccccctcactcaATTTGTACATGACCGAACATAACAAATAACATATCACAGTTTGTGGAAGAAAATTAACCTcctcatcaaaataaaaacaggtgtGACAAATGCAGTATGTGAGTCTAACCTGGGGAACGGAGCGCCTCTGTGAATCCAATCCCTGCCTCTGCAGGAGACTGGGCCAAACCTGGAAAACAGgacacatcaaaacaacacgTCTTTCTCACAGCTCCACCTCAAGGCCCCATCAGCTGAACGTGTATTTAACTTCTTTCTCCGCTTTTTCCACACACTTTCTTCATACAAACAGGCACACTCTAACTTAGCTTCCAGTATTAATCAGTCAGAGATTGACTTCTAACACAGCAGATGAAAAATGAAGGTTAGAGGATTCAGCTATGAGAGAGGACATGAGTTCAATGTCACTCTGGGACAGAGCTGTGTTGTAAAGAACAGGGGCCATGCAGTGCTGCTCAGGgccagagaacacacactcactgcggCTGCTGTCGGTCCTGGGCCAGCGGGAAACCTCCTCATCCGAGGAGTAGCCAGAGGAAAATCCTACAGCATCGCAGTTACGGTCCAGCTGGATACGGCCAGTGGGGCTGGAGAGGAGGCCAGATGTGCTGTGGGAAACTGCCCTCCTTCTCTGGGCTCCCCTGCATGGGGctgacagtgagaaagacagacagagatggagagagatggaaaggggAAACAAAGAGTTTATGACGACTTGCAGTAACAGTTTCATAAGAGCCTCTCCTATCTATTCACCAATCTATAGAAGAATCCTAATGTATATGCCAATAGGTCATTCAGAGAATTTACATTATGCAAAAATACACCCTCAGGTGGTATCAAAGGACGTTAACACTTTCCTACTGTCACAGGCTGGCTTGGATCAttaacaacaccaaaaaaacagccacaacATGGAAAATTCACTTTTAGATTTTGAAAAGTCGAGATTATGAGATAGTCTGTTTGAGGGCAAACAATGAAGCCCTTCTGTGAAATGATAAACACTCACTCGTACAGTCGGCAGTTTCGGTACAGTCACTGGTATATGGACTCAGCAAATCAGGCACACTGCTCACTTGACTGGACACACAAGAGGAGCTGGCTCCTCTGTGGCTTCTGGTCCTACATTTAGGGTtcctgaaacaaagagagagatatgtcaCTGTTCTTTGACATGAATAACAATGTCAAAGAACAGTGTGCTGTACAAATTTTTcaaggctacacacacacacactgaagtacCTCAGTGGGCTTCCCCTGTAGGATGACAGGCCAGTAGATCCAGTTGATCTAGAGCTGCTGGTCGCATTGCTAGTATTTGGGTAACACTCACTTGAAACAAGTCGCTCACTGCGTCTTGGCATCTCTGTTAGGACACAcgtatacagagagagagagagagagagagagagagagagagagagagagagagagagagaggtgttgttgttgacaaagattcaagattcaagggCCAACGACGATGGCAAATTAATTTGGTACTTTTGTCTGACtataaaatgcaaatgtcaTGACAATAAAACTGTTGCCATTAGGAAAATGTGTATCACATTGTGTATCAAATGTGGATCAAAATGACTTCACGttgattttttctgtcttttctttctcttttttaaggtCCCACGAGTCTATCATGCTattatacaaaaacacaagaatgGTGTAAACTGGAGCTGAGGGTCAGTTGGTTTGGTTTAGGCTATGTAAGAAATGCTACGCTTACAGAAACGGAGAAATTCAAGAAAATCAAAATCTCTACATATCACTGCCACGTAATGTGATCTTTTCAATTACTAAGAAAATAGGTGAgcaaaatacagaataaaacaggagCCAGGAGAGATCGGAACAGGTAACCAACACTGGAATatagggacagagaaagagaaattggGGAAGATGGAATGCTCTCGTCCATCGCTAatttcattgtttctttttaaaagccGTCATCTAATTCAAATAAAGCTGTcttccctagtggaaattcccattgaaaaccagtagaaaatcccagtagaaaaccaattgaaaaccagtagagaaccaattgaaaaccagtagagaaccaactgaaaaccagtagaaaaccaactggtttctattggtttttatagggaaattgaaacacattcaactggtttcacaactggtttctactggaatgcccagtagaaaaaccaatagaaatttctactggaatgtattggtctgaactggtctcagatggttgagaacacacacacctttgtatactgcagtctatatatacaccttgataataacaatttaacagagaatactgaaatacaggcaacaagtaaatgtataaggaatgcctttattgtcattgtaaatgtacaacgagagtcagagtgccaagcaacatagaaggaattaaaatataactacaaaatgtaaacataaagaaaatatagaaacataaaaataggaatataaaatcatttttaagtggcagtgcagtgcagtaaatgttttgtttgattgatttaataggcaATACAGCACGTTGGAgtatggaaatttctaaacatttaaacggcagtgtcaaattctaggcttaataggcctaaacatggttataaccaggcatacaacattcgctggtaatggtacaatacagaatttcacttttaaaatcatagtttgtcgttcttaatggcggtgacctcccatccagcgctgcctttgtcgttcttaatagcggtgacctccctgatgggcgacgctgtttccgtccttatttcggggagggggccctcttgttctcgctgtcgtagcgagttctcgatcggctgcattatataaaatccgtaactatgtactcactacacgcattaacagcagcaggcatactcaatataaagccgtatctacaaacagctgttatctggccagccattatggttaactaaaaacgaacagtcGCAAGCGCtacattgaaatatacagtcTCGGGACACAAAGGAACTGATTCGGCAACGTTATCACCTATCTTTCactatagttataactatcaatataactctactagcatacaagcccacgaagtgagtacttgttttttttttcatatgtaaaagctatagtaagttaagtaagatatgttaaacacttaatgcaatgagtagcttaccgGTAGCAAAAAACCTGGCCTTGGTAATAGGCTCCGTCGTCCGaacacccagtacttggtagtttcGTCGAAATTGTTTATACgagaaaagggaacaacagcccgataattatcttccaagtaccttaccaaagcaaactttctttttactgtgtgaacaaaGGCTAACTGTAagttgtaactgtaaagctgcgttttaccggaagcgaaattcgcgggttttgattgcttgccttcgtgcga
This window encodes:
- the LOC115815234 gene encoding SUN domain-containing protein 2-like is translated as MALLGSERWDLSTFPDAPCRGAQRRRAVSHSTSGLLSSPTGRIQLDRNCDAVGFSSGYSSDEEVSRWPRTDSSRSLAQSPAEAGIGFTEALRSPDAPLPRRRPLSSSSSSLSSFLDQISHVTLLAIKEQIYADLHKHEAKWSESRDKDLEKLMREITLLKQDRETQRLMTERLKIDMANLRVGAENVESDVHRRREQEMTGLHSQITGLNKHVSHLQSTSDLLQQRMDTQEKQHAEVVLKLELPSWLLKFLSSRLVVTHLNLVKRPDLQRELEDLEKRLLDRLRQDREEQKTDVWRSVGETLQQEGEGAVTIQDMEQIVRRALSLHRADGIRMADYALESAGASVINSRRSETYQTRAAYLSLFGLPLFYLSESPRTVIQPEIHPGKCWALHGSKGFLGISLSYPVQITHVTLEHLPKVLSPTGHIDSAPRDFAVYGMSSENEGGTLLGRFTYDREGESIQTFKLPDTQEHKICNMVELHILSNWGHPEYTCVYRFRVHGKPSST